A stretch of Cellulosilyticum sp. I15G10I2 DNA encodes these proteins:
- the ilvN gene encoding acetolactate synthase small subunit → MTNRILSVLVENNYGVIARIAGLFTRRGFNINSFAGEETHDPRISRITISITENEDSIYQIQKQVEKLVDIKKVEHLDVKNDIIRELALIKVRSQEALLPHIKDLTGQFNVRIIDIDTQVVVFEICNTKEKIDEFIDIVRAYEIIESVRTGVIALQAGNKHI, encoded by the coding sequence ATGACAAATAGGATCTTGTCAGTACTTGTTGAAAACAATTATGGCGTAATAGCTAGGATTGCAGGGCTATTTACAAGAAGAGGTTTTAATATAAATAGTTTTGCAGGTGAAGAAACCCATGATCCCAGGATATCAAGAATTACTATTTCTATAACAGAAAATGAGGATTCTATTTATCAAATACAAAAGCAAGTCGAGAAATTAGTAGATATCAAAAAAGTTGAACACTTAGATGTTAAGAATGATATTATAAGAGAATTGGCCTTGATAAAAGTTAGAAGCCAAGAAGCATTATTGCCGCACATAAAAGATCTTACTGGACAATTTAATGTTAGAATAATAGATATAGACACTCAGGTAGTTGTATTTGAAATATGTAACACTAAAGAAAAAATTGATGAATTTATAGATATTGTAAGAGCTTATGAAATCATAGAGAGTGTCAGAACGGGCGTTATTGCACTTCAGGCAGGGAATAAGCACATATAA
- a CDS encoding bifunctional diguanylate cyclase/phosphodiesterase has product MPITQEISKSKLLNVLERVIDEIDDWLIIGDAEGKIVYANENVYTSCGCTKTSILGQDMCMFVGVDLADDTVLEKIRKFVMEGEKFEFVTNRFIKNEKRIYLTNSFNAVWSEKKLEYYVCISKDITRTQRMKEEVYRVSYIDYLTNFPNEKVFLESLHKQVQRSRKNSYKFTVILIDIKKIGEINNTYGLGVGDKIIKEVGHRIKSYLNQDQEIFKYTDNTFAVIHQNIKDIEETKKLLETLNEVMQEPIKIHNSYMYMAFKAGVVLYPENSTSPGELVKMVQIALAKAKKEISYSSYVFYTKDIQEEVQNNMLLESDMRIAVENDEFLVYYQPFVDLNSNKIVGMEALIRRLMGNGELVLPGKFIGLLEKMNLIEKVGIMVIEKVCVQIRKWIDRGYEIVPISVNLSALQFKNPNLAKNIKNILNRYEIEPQYIVLEITESTVMEDVGIAQLVIHELKSYGFTISIDDFGTGYASIGYLKKFMFDHLKIDISFIREIVKNPQDRTIVEAIISIAKTLNLKTIAEGIENEEQLHIMSRLGCEMGQGFLWNKPISAVEIEDRYFKV; this is encoded by the coding sequence ATGCCAATAACTCAGGAAATTAGCAAGTCAAAATTATTAAATGTACTAGAAAGAGTAATAGATGAGATAGATGATTGGCTTATCATTGGCGATGCAGAAGGCAAAATTGTATATGCGAATGAAAATGTATATACCTCTTGCGGATGTACAAAAACAAGTATATTAGGTCAAGATATGTGCATGTTTGTAGGGGTAGATTTAGCAGATGATACAGTTCTTGAAAAGATCAGAAAATTTGTAATGGAAGGTGAGAAATTTGAATTTGTTACAAATCGGTTCATTAAGAATGAAAAGAGAATTTATTTAACAAATTCTTTTAATGCAGTCTGGAGTGAGAAGAAATTAGAGTACTATGTGTGTATTTCTAAGGATATTACAAGAACGCAAAGAATGAAAGAAGAAGTTTACAGGGTAAGTTATATAGATTATCTAACTAATTTTCCAAACGAAAAAGTTTTCTTAGAAAGCTTACATAAACAAGTCCAAAGATCGCGGAAAAATAGTTATAAATTTACTGTAATTTTGATTGATATTAAAAAAATTGGAGAAATTAATAATACATATGGCTTAGGCGTAGGCGATAAAATTATAAAAGAAGTAGGACATAGAATAAAGAGTTATTTAAATCAAGACCAAGAAATCTTTAAATATACTGATAATACATTTGCAGTTATCCATCAAAATATAAAAGATATAGAGGAAACTAAGAAACTTTTAGAAACATTAAATGAAGTAATGCAAGAGCCCATAAAAATCCACAACAGTTATATGTATATGGCTTTTAAGGCTGGGGTAGTACTTTATCCAGAGAACTCAACTAGTCCTGGTGAACTTGTAAAGATGGTACAAATTGCACTTGCAAAAGCAAAAAAAGAGATAAGTTACTCTTCTTATGTTTTTTATACAAAAGATATACAAGAAGAAGTTCAAAATAATATGCTTCTTGAATCAGACATGAGGATTGCAGTTGAAAATGATGAGTTCTTAGTTTATTATCAACCATTTGTAGATCTTAATAGCAATAAGATAGTAGGGATGGAAGCCCTCATTAGGCGTTTAATGGGTAATGGAGAATTAGTCCTGCCAGGAAAGTTTATTGGCTTACTTGAAAAGATGAATCTTATTGAAAAAGTTGGTATCATGGTGATAGAAAAGGTATGTGTGCAGATTAGAAAGTGGATTGATAGGGGTTATGAAATCGTACCTATTTCAGTTAATCTATCCGCGCTTCAATTTAAAAATCCAAATCTTGCTAAGAATATTAAAAACATTTTAAATAGATATGAGATTGAGCCGCAATATATCGTACTAGAAATTACAGAGTCAACCGTTATGGAGGATGTAGGTATCGCACAACTTGTGATTCATGAATTAAAGAGCTATGGGTTTACAATATCCATTGATGATTTTGGGACAGGGTATGCTTCTATTGGATATCTCAAGAAATTTATGTTTGATCATCTTAAAATAGATATTTCATTTATCAGAGAAATTGTAAAGAATCCTCAAGACCGAACAATAGTAGAAGCTATTATTTCTATAGCCAAAACACTTAATTTAAAAACAATTGCTGAAGGTATTGAAAATGAAGAACAACTGCACATTATGAGCAGACTCGGATGTGAAATGGGACAAGGTTTTTTGTGGAACAAGCCTATAAGCGCAGTGGAAATAGAAGATAGGTATTTTAAAGTCTAA
- the tsaB gene encoding tRNA (adenosine(37)-N6)-threonylcarbamoyltransferase complex dimerization subunit type 1 TsaB, with product MNILGIDASGIAGSIAYIKDNKLIGEYYICHKLTHSETIMPMLEHLKNLIGLELNTLDAIAVTSGPGSFTGLRIGVTTAKALALALDIPVIGVPTLDVMAYNITYTPDRICPIMDARRNQVYTASYKWQDKELLRLMDYNAIDLDELLQELGSQNERIIFLGDAVWQYRDKIEAELGDNAAFAPSYLNLQRAGVLVDIAQKEYEKGNTVSASDFVPMYLRKSQAEREREARIKNAD from the coding sequence ATGAATATTTTAGGAATAGATGCGTCGGGTATAGCGGGAAGCATAGCTTATATAAAAGATAATAAACTCATAGGAGAATATTATATCTGTCATAAACTGACCCATTCAGAAACGATTATGCCTATGCTGGAACATCTAAAAAATCTTATAGGTCTAGAACTTAACACGCTTGATGCTATTGCAGTTACAAGCGGTCCAGGATCTTTTACTGGACTTAGAATAGGGGTGACAACAGCTAAAGCGTTAGCATTAGCATTAGATATTCCTGTGATAGGTGTACCTACTCTTGATGTGATGGCTTATAATATAACATATACGCCTGATCGGATATGTCCAATTATGGATGCAAGAAGAAACCAAGTCTATACAGCTTCTTATAAGTGGCAAGACAAAGAACTTTTACGGCTTATGGATTATAATGCCATAGATTTAGATGAATTATTACAAGAGCTTGGTAGTCAAAATGAGCGGATCATTTTTTTAGGAGATGCAGTATGGCAGTATAGAGATAAAATAGAAGCAGAACTCGGAGATAATGCAGCCTTTGCGCCAAGTTATCTTAATCTTCAAAGAGCTGGGGTATTGGTAGATATTGCTCAGAAAGAATATGAAAAAGGCAATACGGTTTCAGCTTCAGACTTTGTGCCGATGTATCTTAGAAAGTCACAAGCTGAAAGAGAGCGTGAGGCTAGGATTAAAAATGCTGATTAG
- a CDS encoding ECF transporter S component — MKNNTKRLVNMGVLIALSVVLVYLIRFPLFPAAPFLEYDPADIPIIFAAFAFGPLAGFIVTVIASVIQGITVSAASGIIGIVMHILATGSFVIVAGNIYKRNKTKKAAIIALVSGVLTMTATMVVWNIIFTPIFLGAPLEAVMGMLVPIIIPFNLIKASVNGVITLVVYKRFRSFINEDEGIVSLNK; from the coding sequence ATGAAGAATAATACAAAAAGATTAGTAAATATGGGGGTTTTGATAGCACTATCAGTTGTATTAGTTTATTTAATTAGGTTTCCGCTTTTTCCAGCAGCGCCATTTCTTGAGTACGATCCAGCTGATATTCCTATTATTTTTGCTGCATTTGCTTTTGGGCCCCTTGCAGGATTTATTGTTACAGTTATAGCATCTGTTATACAAGGCATAACTGTTAGTGCGGCCAGCGGAATTATAGGTATTGTGATGCATATATTGGCTACTGGCAGTTTTGTTATTGTAGCAGGTAATATCTACAAACGTAATAAAACAAAAAAAGCTGCTATCATCGCATTAGTTTCTGGTGTTTTAACGATGACGGCAACAATGGTTGTTTGGAATATTATTTTTACACCAATTTTCTTAGGTGCACCTTTAGAAGCTGTAATGGGAATGTTAGTGCCTATTATTATTCCTTTTAATCTTATTAAAGCAAGTGTTAATGGGGTTATTACCCTTGTAGTTTATAAAAGATTTAGAAGTTTTATTAATGAAGATGAGGGCATAGTGAGTTTAAATAAATAA
- the rimI gene encoding ribosomal protein S18-alanine N-acetyltransferase translates to MLIRSMLMEDIEAVYQIECESFSIPWSKASLEQEVNNLSAFYCVVVLDQKIVAYAGLRIVLGEGEVTNIAVSKDYRGIGIGKILLRHLLSEAAKKLVHTITLEVRAGNEAAQNLYQSYGFRAIALRKNYYQIPTEDAIIMQLQL, encoded by the coding sequence ATGCTGATTAGATCTATGTTAATGGAAGATATTGAGGCTGTTTATCAGATAGAGTGTGAGAGTTTTAGCATACCTTGGTCTAAAGCCTCTTTAGAACAAGAAGTTAATAATTTATCAGCGTTTTATTGTGTTGTAGTATTGGATCAGAAAATAGTCGCCTATGCTGGACTGAGGATAGTTTTGGGAGAAGGAGAAGTTACAAATATTGCTGTTTCAAAAGACTATAGAGGGATAGGAATAGGTAAGATATTGCTTAGACACTTATTAAGTGAGGCGGCTAAAAAGTTAGTACACACGATAACACTGGAGGTAAGAGCAGGCAATGAGGCTGCCCAAAACCTCTATCAATCTTATGGTTTTAGAGCGATTGCCTTACGCAAAAACTACTATCAAATACCAACAGAAGATGCCATTATTATGCAACTGCAGCTCTAA
- a CDS encoding Lon protease family protein yields the protein MNNNIELKWNELKLSYQPSDFSFTTTEELPGSNGIIGQEGALNALELALKINAKGYNIYICGESGVGKLSSIMNFLEKQTLSRNIPQDIIYVYNFISPEAPRLILLKAGNGKKFKQDMDEFIQFIIHELPIIFQSTEVNKKRQLILDKLEDEKEKFLMELHEKAQLLDILVKSTKEGIGFAPLGKDGDIITKEAYNNLSKKQKDSLDNKLSQLNTLADEMTERINLKEKVCLQELDDMEKEIFLNEVGAIFIHLKGKYKLSSQIINYLDDVCDDLLEHLNLFGSEAEENNKEIKQLFPWTGVNEVKKLVKKYRVNLLVDHSGLQGAPVITDSDLDQYTLTGKVLLDTELNMLHSDFTNIRSGLFHQANGGYLILRAQNIIENLDRWHAIKKMLKTGHIYVENPEDLNLATASSIKPEPLKSNIKLILLGSYTLYHALYNYDDDFKKLFKIRIDFDDQIDNTKEQIYSISNMIKVICDKESLPPVNLKGVLKIAEYGSRITQNPKKLPANIGTLLDLVRESSIYSKEIIDEESISEAIKQREKIKAKAERKIDEKISNNVYLIDTQGAKIGQVNGLAVYTIDEYMFGRPVKITATTYKGKLGIIDIEKESGLGGDIHTKGIQIITGFLGHHFAQDMPLSLNCNICFEQSYSGIDGDSASSVELYAILSSLSHVPIKQNIAATGSVNQYGQIQPIGGVNEKIEGFFKVCKERGLKGDEGVIIPIQNKKELMLEDEIVDAVKMNLFHIYAISTIEEGMTIITGYEYSQIAKCVQEKLIKFNQQRH from the coding sequence ATGAATAATAATATCGAGCTCAAATGGAACGAACTTAAACTTTCATATCAACCTTCTGATTTCTCCTTTACTACAACAGAAGAATTACCAGGTAGTAATGGAATAATTGGGCAGGAAGGGGCACTAAATGCACTAGAATTAGCATTAAAAATAAATGCCAAAGGCTACAATATATATATATGTGGAGAATCCGGAGTGGGGAAGTTAAGTTCAATAATGAATTTTTTAGAAAAACAAACACTTAGCAGAAACATTCCTCAAGATATTATTTATGTTTATAATTTTATAAGTCCCGAAGCTCCTCGTCTTATATTGTTAAAGGCTGGCAATGGTAAAAAGTTTAAGCAAGATATGGATGAATTTATCCAATTTATTATACATGAATTACCTATAATATTCCAAAGTACAGAGGTTAACAAAAAGAGACAGCTTATATTAGATAAGCTAGAAGATGAAAAGGAGAAGTTTCTTATGGAACTTCATGAAAAAGCTCAGTTGTTAGATATATTAGTTAAATCAACTAAGGAGGGTATTGGGTTTGCACCTTTAGGTAAAGATGGAGATATTATTACAAAGGAAGCGTATAATAACTTATCAAAAAAACAGAAGGATTCATTGGATAATAAACTAAGTCAGCTTAATACTTTAGCTGATGAAATGACAGAGCGAATTAATCTAAAGGAAAAAGTATGTTTACAGGAACTAGATGATATGGAAAAAGAAATCTTTTTAAATGAAGTAGGCGCTATATTTATACATCTAAAAGGAAAGTATAAGCTCTCTTCACAAATCATAAATTACTTGGATGACGTCTGTGACGATCTATTAGAACACTTAAATTTGTTTGGGTCTGAAGCAGAAGAAAACAATAAAGAAATCAAACAACTGTTTCCATGGACTGGTGTAAATGAGGTTAAAAAATTAGTTAAAAAGTATCGTGTAAATCTATTGGTTGATCATAGCGGCCTGCAAGGTGCCCCTGTTATTACAGATAGTGATTTGGATCAGTATACTTTAACGGGAAAAGTGCTTTTAGATACAGAACTTAATATGCTACACAGTGATTTTACAAATATACGATCAGGATTATTTCATCAGGCAAACGGGGGATATCTTATATTAAGGGCTCAAAATATCATTGAAAACTTAGATAGATGGCATGCTATTAAAAAAATGCTGAAAACAGGGCATATTTATGTAGAAAATCCAGAAGATTTAAACCTTGCTACTGCGTCTTCTATTAAACCTGAACCTCTAAAATCTAATATTAAATTGATACTTCTGGGGAGTTATACTTTGTATCATGCCCTTTATAACTATGATGATGACTTTAAAAAGTTATTTAAAATTAGAATTGATTTTGATGATCAAATCGATAATACTAAAGAGCAAATATATAGCATTTCCAATATGATCAAGGTAATATGCGATAAAGAATCACTACCCCCTGTAAACTTAAAAGGGGTGCTTAAGATTGCAGAATATGGAAGTCGTATAACTCAAAATCCAAAGAAGCTGCCTGCTAATATTGGTACTTTGCTTGATCTTGTTAGAGAAAGTAGTATTTATTCAAAAGAGATTATTGATGAAGAAAGTATTAGTGAAGCTATTAAACAACGAGAGAAAATCAAAGCTAAGGCAGAGCGGAAGATAGATGAAAAAATCTCCAACAATGTTTATCTGATTGATACGCAAGGAGCGAAAATAGGTCAGGTTAATGGGCTTGCCGTTTATACAATAGATGAATATATGTTTGGAAGACCAGTGAAAATTACTGCTACAACCTATAAAGGTAAGTTAGGTATTATTGATATCGAGAAAGAATCAGGACTTGGAGGAGACATCCATACGAAAGGTATTCAAATTATAACTGGTTTTTTAGGCCATCATTTTGCGCAAGATATGCCGCTTTCATTAAATTGTAACATTTGTTTTGAACAAAGCTATTCAGGTATAGATGGTGATAGTGCTTCTAGTGTAGAGCTATATGCTATATTATCAAGTTTATCTCACGTGCCGATTAAACAAAATATTGCGGCTACTGGTTCTGTTAATCAGTATGGACAAATACAACCAATAGGAGGCGTAAACGAAAAAATAGAAGGTTTTTTCAAAGTATGTAAAGAGCGAGGACTTAAAGGCGATGAAGGGGTTATCATCCCTATTCAAAATAAAAAAGAACTTATGTTAGAAGATGAAATAGTAGATGCGGTAAAAATGAATTTATTTCATATTTATGCCATTTCAACGATTGAGGAAGGCATGACAATCATAACAGGGTATGAATATAGTCAAATAGCTAAGTGTGTACAGGAAAAGTTAATTAAGTTCAATCAACAGAGGCATTAG
- the tsaE gene encoding tRNA (adenosine(37)-N6)-threonylcarbamoyltransferase complex ATPase subunit type 1 TsaE — protein sequence MCYETLSEEQTLEQGYQLGKQARAGEVYCLIGDLGVGKTVFSKGFAKGLGIEEHITSPTFTIIQEYEGNMPLYHFDMYRIEDIDELEMIGYEDYFFGQGVCLVEWANNVKEVIPKNAKWISIEKDLTKGFDYRIITVKEKML from the coding sequence ATTTGTTACGAAACATTATCAGAAGAACAAACTTTAGAACAGGGTTATCAACTAGGCAAACAAGCAAGAGCTGGTGAAGTCTATTGCTTAATAGGAGATTTAGGCGTTGGCAAAACAGTATTTTCTAAAGGTTTTGCCAAGGGCCTTGGTATAGAAGAACATATTACGAGTCCTACTTTTACGATTATACAGGAGTACGAGGGCAACATGCCACTTTATCACTTTGATATGTATAGAATAGAAGATATTGATGAACTTGAAATGATTGGTTATGAAGATTATTTTTTTGGACAAGGTGTATGTCTAGTTGAATGGGCAAATAATGTAAAGGAAGTTATTCCTAAAAATGCTAAATGGATCTCTATAGAAAAAGATTTAACAAAAGGTTTTGATTATAGAATAATTACTGTAAAGGAGAAGATGTTATGA
- a CDS encoding copper amine oxidase N-terminal domain-containing protein, producing the protein MKRKLASVLLVVSVLFGSHNIFAAETTNDPIHNMSEQINEQIYNEHEQVIEDSGIDLEDSLSFQTTEINLTLGSNAAKVNGEVYTLLSPPKVIKGRTFLPLRFVVDQVLGAEVVWHNETREVSVTKGQKIVVVQIGAVTATINGEKVTLDQPPIIENDITLLPIRFMSETFGLTTEFNEIDRTIRLISIVQSSGEEIKPVAQFSFDQEFYIAGQAVKSIDTSYDLTGSSIVEKIWMINDDPKLNAPKLENMFKTPRAGSYKIALRVRNNRGVWSEWAEQIVFIAPNEKPVVTHLAVHKDAYAQGENIAFTYEYENEAWEKIQSERWTYRRLDQPSSKATIDKPKALFAEGEYVITLELQDAYGNMSDKKELIIHITEKVLRSELEYRFTEGSIGDIIDNFKSVNYQSYQEVFPYDQSVLQGTLMMSDSPEVVKREGILYRDSIIGNGRILLHHINDFQSTENTLDNKRLVLVAENTTDQPVKMIIQNKTVKGPSEDSLFIGQVLLQDYLRGSAFEEHTLNPGEKKYIYDSISRRWLKGQCISGLMDILTDGKITFTAAAIGEKTTIDMIVNMPLLEKDTHPRGTFDTTNIYYKINLEQGSAQKLLIGRGTTDWVNGYDAITGEMVQNRGNFGVSYHITITAGEDMGIILNPRADIFRGAIKWQDGGTHLMPAKGFFAGETTKSAVLGTIKAGQTRTFEYMLPNGSSAPVLIGFIPKSEWSK; encoded by the coding sequence ATGAAAAGAAAACTAGCTAGTGTGTTATTAGTAGTTTCTGTCCTGTTTGGAAGTCATAATATTTTTGCAGCAGAAACAACTAATGACCCGATACATAATATGAGTGAGCAAATAAATGAACAAATATATAATGAGCACGAACAAGTGATAGAAGATTCAGGTATTGATTTAGAGGATTCACTGAGTTTTCAGACTACCGAGATAAATCTTACGCTAGGTTCAAATGCTGCTAAGGTAAACGGAGAGGTGTATACGCTCCTTAGTCCTCCTAAAGTTATCAAAGGTAGAACTTTTCTGCCACTTCGTTTTGTAGTTGATCAAGTTTTAGGTGCTGAGGTTGTATGGCATAATGAGACAAGAGAAGTTTCAGTTACAAAAGGACAGAAAATTGTTGTGGTGCAGATAGGCGCAGTTACAGCAACTATTAATGGGGAGAAGGTCACCCTTGATCAGCCACCTATTATAGAAAATGATATAACACTTCTGCCTATAAGGTTTATGAGTGAAACTTTTGGCCTTACAACTGAGTTTAATGAAATAGATCGCACAATTAGGCTGATATCTATTGTGCAATCTAGTGGTGAAGAAATTAAGCCTGTAGCACAATTTAGTTTTGATCAGGAATTTTATATTGCGGGGCAGGCTGTAAAGTCTATTGACACAAGTTATGATTTAACGGGAAGCTCTATAGTAGAAAAGATTTGGATGATTAATGATGATCCAAAGTTAAACGCTCCGAAGCTTGAAAATATGTTTAAAACGCCAAGAGCGGGTAGTTATAAAATTGCCCTTCGTGTGAGAAATAATAGAGGGGTCTGGAGTGAATGGGCTGAACAGATAGTATTTATTGCACCGAATGAAAAACCTGTAGTAACGCACTTAGCAGTGCATAAAGATGCATATGCACAAGGTGAAAATATAGCATTTACATATGAATATGAAAACGAAGCATGGGAAAAGATTCAATCTGAAAGATGGACGTATAGGCGACTCGATCAGCCTTCATCTAAAGCAACTATAGATAAACCTAAAGCATTGTTTGCAGAAGGAGAGTATGTCATTACTTTAGAACTTCAAGATGCTTATGGCAATATGAGTGACAAAAAAGAATTGATTATTCACATAACAGAAAAGGTTCTAAGAAGTGAGCTTGAGTATAGGTTTACAGAAGGCAGCATCGGGGATATTATTGATAATTTTAAAAGTGTTAATTATCAATCCTATCAGGAAGTTTTTCCTTATGATCAAAGTGTGCTTCAAGGAACGCTCATGATGAGTGATTCACCTGAGGTTGTTAAGCGTGAGGGAATTCTCTATAGAGACAGCATTATTGGAAATGGAAGAATTCTATTACATCATATTAATGATTTTCAGTCTACAGAAAACACTTTAGATAATAAAAGACTTGTATTAGTTGCAGAAAACACAACAGACCAGCCTGTAAAAATGATTATTCAAAATAAAACGGTAAAAGGTCCAAGCGAAGATTCTCTTTTTATAGGCCAAGTACTTTTACAAGACTATTTAAGAGGATCAGCGTTTGAAGAGCACACTTTAAACCCTGGTGAAAAGAAATATATTTATGACTCAATAAGTAGAAGATGGTTAAAAGGACAATGTATATCAGGACTTATGGACATACTAACAGATGGTAAAATAACATTTACAGCGGCTGCTATAGGCGAAAAAACGACAATAGATATGATTGTAAATATGCCATTGTTAGAAAAAGATACTCATCCAAGAGGAACTTTTGATACGACTAATATCTATTATAAAATCAATCTAGAACAGGGTAGTGCGCAAAAACTTCTTATAGGCAGAGGAACTACTGACTGGGTGAATGGTTATGATGCTATAACGGGAGAAATGGTACAAAATCGAGGCAATTTTGGTGTTTCCTATCATATTACCATAACTGCTGGGGAAGATATGGGTATTATATTGAATCCAAGAGCAGATATATTTAGAGGTGCAATTAAGTGGCAGGATGGAGGGACACATCTTATGCCTGCAAAGGGCTTCTTTGCGGGAGAGACTACAAAATCAGCTGTTCTCGGAACCATAAAGGCAGGACAGACAAGAACATTTGAGTATATGCTTCCAAATGGATCATCGGCTCCAGTGCTCATAGGTTTCATTCCGAAAAGTGAATGGAGTAAGTAG
- the rbr gene encoding rubrerythrin codes for MSRLQGSKTLSNLMAAFAGESQARTRYDLYAEIAYNEGHQYIHSIFEETAKNEIAHAKMFFDYLTNDLKNGTFPVNTEYPIGMFHTMENLLYAAAGEQDEATNVYPAFAKIADEEGFKDIANTFKMISEIEAHHEARFMQFADDIKNGMLYKKDQKVYWKCLNCGHVHEATNAPSLCPVCKHPQGFFYVVQNPVMG; via the coding sequence ATGAGCAGATTACAAGGAAGTAAAACTTTATCTAATCTTATGGCAGCTTTTGCGGGAGAGTCTCAAGCTAGAACAAGGTACGACTTATACGCTGAAATTGCTTATAACGAAGGTCATCAGTATATTCACTCTATCTTTGAAGAAACTGCAAAAAATGAAATTGCACACGCTAAAATGTTTTTTGACTATCTTACAAACGACTTAAAAAACGGCACTTTTCCTGTCAATACCGAATACCCCATCGGCATGTTTCATACGATGGAAAATTTACTTTATGCCGCTGCTGGTGAACAAGATGAAGCAACCAATGTCTATCCTGCTTTTGCCAAGATAGCTGACGAAGAAGGTTTTAAAGATATTGCGAATACATTTAAAATGATCTCTGAGATTGAAGCGCATCATGAAGCTAGGTTTATGCAGTTTGCTGATGATATTAAAAATGGTATGCTCTATAAAAAAGATCAAAAAGTTTATTGGAAGTGCTTAAATTGCGGACATGTTCATGAAGCCACTAATGCCCCTAGCCTATGTCCTGTTTGCAAACATCCTCAAGGATTTTTTTATGTGGTTCAAAACCCTGTTATGGGCTAA